The stretch of DNA CCAGTACAACAAAAAAATTTACATCGTTAAATGTGATATTTAGCATCCCGTATCGGAGTACGGGATAACGGTAATGTGGCAGGGTCTTGCCTACCGATTGCGTCGCAATTGGCAAGGCAGCCGGACCTGATTTTTTGGCCAAGAGCTTCGTAAGGCGAGAGCGGTCGGCGCGATGGCTGGCGGCCAGGTTCAACGTTCCTCACGAGTATTTAATTGGCGGCCGCAAGCCCGTGCGCCGCACCCTCCGATTTACGCCGCGCGAGCGGCCTGATGCCCTGCTCCGCATGCCGTTCAAGGCTGATCTTCCATCTGATCCGCGTGCTCTACGCGACATACTTGTCGCGGCAATGGCGCGGTTGCATCGCACAATGACGAACTCGCCTCACTGTGTGCCGTCCATAGGGAAAAGAGGGCAAAAATTGGTTTCCGCTTGTAGACGATGCGAATGCACGGGCCGAGATTGCTAGGCCCGGCGCAATGACTATCCCGAGGCGGAACTGGTCCGGTTGCAGGAGACCGTCACTGCGCGGCGCCGGCACCGCTTCGGCGCACGCTCAGAGAAACTCGACGACGAGCAGTTGGATGGCGTTCAAGAATTCGGAGGCGGCGTTTACCGCAGTCGCTGTCAGTTTTGATACCGTTGCGCTCATCCCCGCCCGAGCCATGTCGGCGCAAAACCACTTGAGGTGGCTCTCCATTTCCTGCCGCGGGTTGCGCACGTAGCCGACTTGAAGAACAAGGTAGGTGACTGCTGTAGTGTACTCTGCACGTCATCGGTGAGGAGGTCTCCGAGGATCTCGACGCAGTGCCGCGATCGCCCGCGTTTTCGTCACCCGTCGCCCACTAATATGGTTGCTGAGAATGTGAGATGGTGCCTCGTCTATGACCATGACGCTCAAGGATGCGATCATGGACGTTCACTGCTCGGGCCGGGGCAGTGGTTTGGGCCGACACTTGCTGGAACTCGTAACGCACTCGCTTGGAAGCCGAACTTGGCGCTCTCCCTAATAAAATTAGGGCATGAGGGACTGCCTTTGAGCAGAGATGCCGAATTGTAAGGATTCGATTAACGAACCGAGGTGAAGCCTTTTGTCAAATCGCGGACATATTCGTCGATTGCGGAGCTCGCGATCCAACATATAGTTCAGGCCTATTCGCGCGCGTGCGGTGGCAGCTGAACGGACAGGCGGAGTGAGGCGGTGCTAGCCCTCAGACTCATTCGCAGCCAGAACGCGATGGCCAGTTGATCGACAACCAGCCGTTCCACGGCTTCACGTTCGACGGACAGCGCTATGATTGTGGCGGCAAGGCCGGGTACGTCTAGGCCAATCTGGCGATCGCGATGGCCCGCGGCGACATCGGTCCCCGTATTCGGGATTTCGTGACGAACCTGCTGGCCCGCTGAGCCATCGGCACGCGCACCCGAACGTCAGAAGGCGTTCCGGTGCAGCAGGACACGGAAGGTCAGGAGGATGATCTTGATGTCGCGCCAGATCGACCAGTGCTCGAGATACTCCAGATCCGCCTGAAGCCGGTTGCGCAAATCGTCCTCGTACAGCGTTGCACCGCGATAGCCGCGAATCTGCGCCAAGCCCGTCAGGCCGGGCTTGGCGGCGTGGCGATGCCAATATCGCTGGTCGACTTCCCAGAATAATTTGTCGGCGGCGCGCGAGCCGAGGGCGTGCGGACGCGGGCCGACGATGCTCATGTCGCCCTTCAGGACGTTCAGCAGCTGCGGCAGTTCGTCGATACTGGTGCTGCGGATGAACTTGCCGACGCGCGTGATCCGGTCGTCATTGCGTGATGTAGAACGCGCGCCCGCGCCATCGCTGAGGTCGACGCGCATGCTGCGGAACTTCATTAGGCGGAACATCTGGTTGCTGCGACCGATTCGGATCTGGCTGAAGAAGATCGGACCGGGCGAATCGATCTTCACCGACAGCGCGATCAGGATCCAGATCGGCATCAGTGTCACCAGCGCACAACTAGCCAGTATCACGTCGAAGCTGCGCTTCACGAAGCGGTCGAACAGGACTAGCGGGCCGTTGGCGATGATGACCGTCGGGGTGTCACCGTGCGCGCTGATGCCGAGCGGGGCGAGCACATTCAGCTCCGGCATGAAGATCTCGCTCTGGATATTCGCGCCCTTCAACGCCTGCGCCCAGGCGAGCCGACGTTCGGGACTGCACGCGACGATCACCCGGTCGGCGCCCGACAGCGATTGCGCGAGGCGGTCGTACATGACGGGATCATGGTGATCGGGGTCGAAATAGGAGTCCGCTGCGATAACGACCGAGAATTCTCCGCGCGGGATCGGCTGACCGGAATCGTACAGCAGGACGATGCTGAACGGATTTCCGCCGATAAGCGCCGGCATGTGCCGGACGAACAGGAACCGCCCTAGTGCGAGGGAAGCAATGGCGAATGCCGAACTCGTCGCGACGACTAGACGCGGGAATGTATCGCTGGCCTTCAGGCAGAAGGCGATGAAGATGACTGCGGAGATCGCCAGCGCATAGGCCTGCAATCCACGCGCGACGGATCGGAAAGGATCGCGCAGGTTCGTGGCTGCATAGCTGTCGTTATTGAGCGTCGTAATAACGAAGATTGGGATCACCATCGCAAGAATTACGATCCACGCGGTGTCGTTCGCGAATACCCCCCGCAAACCCGCCGCCGCCATATAACTGACAATAATGCAGCCGGTATCCACCGTCAGCATGCCGAGGATCAGGCGAACCCGAAGTGAGGACGCGCTCGGCCGCCAAGTCCGCGCAGGCTTCTTGCCACGTGACGGTGACATAGCGCGGCTCAAAACGCCGGTCTCCACATTCATGAACTTGTCGGACGCACGTGCAGTCCCCCCTGCGCAAAGGGATACCGTAAAATGCCGCAATGCAAAAGAACTACTGTTCGTCCGTACGAGACTTTAGTTGTTATTTTGCCAATTTCGTCTGTGCCGAGAAAGAAACCTGTCGCTAACTTATAGTGAAGCCGCGATTTTGTTGCAGGTTGTGCACCCAGGGTCCTTGGGAAGGCGAATCATACGGAAACGTAGTGCAAGCAGGTCGATCAGCAGCAATTTGCCGACGGGATCGTCACCGAACGGCGCAATCGCCCGCAGTACCTCCAATGCAGCCAGGCTGCCGATTACGCCGGTGACGGGGCCGAGCACACCGTCCTCCGCGCAACTGGTCTCCGCGCGCTCCGGATCTTCGCCGACGAAACACCGGTAGCACGGCTTGTCTGCCTCCCAGCCGCGATAGGTCGCCAATTGCCCTTCGAACTGGCCTACGGCGGCCGAGACGAGCGGGATTTTCGCAGCATGCGCGGCATCGGCGACGCAGAAACGCGTCGCGAAATTGTCGCAGCCGTCGAGTACTACGTCCGCGCCGGCCAGCAGCGCCGTGACGTTGCTGGCATCGATCCGAACGCGGTGCGTATTGACCGAAACGTTCGGGTTAATCCGCTTTACGGCCGCCGCTGCGGCGTCGACCTTGGCGATACCGGTATCCGCGGTCCTGAAGATCGTTTGGCGCTGAAGATTGGAGGGTTCGACAGTGTCGTCGTCGATCAGGATCACGCGACCGACTCCCGCCGCGCCCAGATACTGGATCGCGGGCGAGCCGATGCCGCCTGCGCCGACGATCGCGACGGTCGCCGCCTTCAGCCGCGCCTGGCCGGTGCCGCCGAATTCCTTGAGGACGATATGGCGCGCATACCGGGCGAGTTCGTCGTCGGATAGGATCATGCGCCCCAAACGAAGGTGATGGTGGTGCGGTACCAGGTGTCGGTGTCTTTAACGACAACATCGATCGAATCGCGCGGCGCCCAGAATGACCCCTGCGGCATATTGTTCGACCGTCGGGCAGTCGATCGCGCGCGGCGTCACCCGGCGGAGGCGGCCGTCGGGCGTGATCAGCACGGCAAGGTCGACGGTCAGCGTCCAGCCCAGAGAGGTGCGGACCGCACGGGCACAGCGGCCGGCAGCGACTTCGCCGTGGACGTAGGCGGACGTGTTCGCGCGTGCCGTCGCCTGACCGCGGATGCGCAGGATCGGAAGCGTGCTCCAGTCCTGTGGCGGCAGCGTGCTGGCCACCTGCGTCGTCGGTGCGGTGGGAACCAGGACCGGTGGAACAACGGCCTGAAGCAGAAGGAGAAGCGCGCCGATCATCGGCCGGTCGATCCGAAACCGCCGAGACCACGCACGGTGTCGTCGAGTGTCGCGACCTCGTCGAGCGTGGCGCGCAGGACGACTGCGGGGACGAGTTGCGCGATCCGGTCGCCGCGCGCGATTTCGAACGGTTCCTGGCCGAGGTTGGCAAGGATCACCTTCACTTCGCCGCGATAGTCGCAGTCGATCGTGCCCGGCGTGTTGAGGCAAGTGACGCCGTATTTGAACGCGAGGCCGGAGCGGGGGCGGACCTGGACCTCGTGACCTGCGGGAATGGCGATCGCAAAGCCGGTCGCGACGGCGGCGCGTGCGCCGGGGGCGAGCGTAAGCGCTTCGGCGGAAACGACGTCCATCCCGGCGGCACCCTCGGTCGCATAGGCGGGCAACGGCAGGCCCTCGCCATGCGGCAGGCGCTTCAGTTCGATACGGATCATGATGCGGCTTCTAGCGCATCGGCGATGCGGTCCGCCAGTCGTGCGGCGACGGCGTCCTTGGGCAGGCGCTCCCAGCTTTCGACACCCGCTTCGGTGACGAGGTGAACGCTATTGTCCGCGCCGCCCATCACGTCGCCCGATACGTCGTTGGCGACGATCCAGTCGGCGGTCTTGCGAATACGCTTGGCGACGGCGTGCTCGATCACGCGCTCGGTCTCGGCCGCGAAGCCGACGAGCAGGCGAGGGCGGTCCGGGCTGCGCGCCAACGTCGCGAGGATGTCAGGGTTTTCTGCGAGGATGAGCGTGGGCGTGGCGTCGCCCTTCTTGATCTTCTGCGGGACGGCCTCAACGTGCCAGTCCGCCACCGCGGCCACCATGACGGCGGCGTCGGCGGGCAGCGCACGGTCGACCGCGTCCGCCATCTCGCGCGCCGTCTCGACATCTATCCGGTCGACGCCATGCGGAGTTGGCAGCGTCACGGGGCCGGCGACGAGCGTTACGCGTGCGCCGAGCCGTGCCAGCGCTGCGGCTATCGCGAAGCCCTGTTTGCCCGACGAGCGGTTGGCGATGTAGCGGACCGGGTCGATCGGCTCGTGCGTCGGCCCGGCAGTAACGAGGATGTGACGCCCTGCCAGGCGCTTCGGGGGGGCAGGGGCGAGCATCGCCTCGACCGCGGCGACGATCGCGGGCGGCTCTGGAAGGCGGCCGGGGCCATATTCGCCGCACGCCATCATGCCCTCGTCCGGCGTCATAACCGTCACGCCGTCGGCATGAAGCTGCGCCACGTTGCGGACGGTCGCGGCGTGGGTCCACATGCGGACGTTCATCGCCGGCGCGACCAGCACCGGTTTATCGGTCGCGAGCAGCAGCGTGGTTGCGAGGTCGTTCGCGAGGCCTGCCGTCATCCGTGCCATCAGGTCGGCGGTGGCGGGGGCAACGACGATCAGGTCGGCCTCGCGGCTGAGCTGGATATGGCCCATCTCGGCCTCGTCCTTGAGGTCCCAGAGCGTGGTGTAGACCTTGTCCTCGCTGAGTGCTGCGAGCG from Sphingomonas faeni encodes:
- a CDS encoding transposase; amino-acid sequence: MQETVTARRRHRFGARSEKLDDEQLDGVQEFGGGVYRSRCQF
- a CDS encoding exopolysaccharide biosynthesis polyprenyl glycosylphosphotransferase: MSPSRGKKPARTWRPSASSLRVRLILGMLTVDTGCIIVSYMAAAGLRGVFANDTAWIVILAMVIPIFVITTLNNDSYAATNLRDPFRSVARGLQAYALAISAVIFIAFCLKASDTFPRLVVATSSAFAIASLALGRFLFVRHMPALIGGNPFSIVLLYDSGQPIPRGEFSVVIAADSYFDPDHHDPVMYDRLAQSLSGADRVIVACSPERRLAWAQALKGANIQSEIFMPELNVLAPLGISAHGDTPTVIIANGPLVLFDRFVKRSFDVILASCALVTLMPIWILIALSVKIDSPGPIFFSQIRIGRSNQMFRLMKFRSMRVDLSDGAGARSTSRNDDRITRVGKFIRSTSIDELPQLLNVLKGDMSIVGPRPHALGSRAADKLFWEVDQRYWHRHAAKPGLTGLAQIRGYRGATLYEDDLRNRLQADLEYLEHWSIWRDIKIILLTFRVLLHRNAF
- a CDS encoding HesA/MoeB/ThiF family protein translates to MILSDDELARYARHIVLKEFGGTGQARLKAATVAIVGAGGIGSPAIQYLGAAGVGRVILIDDDTVEPSNLQRQTIFRTADTGIAKVDAAAAAVKRINPNVSVNTHRVRIDASNVTALLAGADVVLDGCDNFATRFCVADAAHAAKIPLVSAAVGQFEGQLATYRGWEADKPCYRCFVGEDPERAETSCAEDGVLGPVTGVIGSLAALEVLRAIAPFGDDPVGKLLLIDLLALRFRMIRLPKDPGCTTCNKIAASL
- the dut gene encoding dUTP diphosphatase; this encodes MIRIELKRLPHGEGLPLPAYATEGAAGMDVVSAEALTLAPGARAAVATGFAIAIPAGHEVQVRPRSGLAFKYGVTCLNTPGTIDCDYRGEVKVILANLGQEPFEIARGDRIAQLVPAVVLRATLDEVATLDDTVRGLGGFGSTGR
- the coaBC gene encoding bifunctional phosphopantothenoylcysteine decarboxylase/phosphopantothenate--cysteine ligase CoaBC, with product MKRILLIVGGGIAAYKAAELIRLLKTRGYAVRCVMTEAAHHFVTPMTLAALSEDKVYTTLWDLKDEAEMGHIQLSREADLIVVAPATADLMARMTAGLANDLATTLLLATDKPVLVAPAMNVRMWTHAATVRNVAQLHADGVTVMTPDEGMMACGEYGPGRLPEPPAIVAAVEAMLAPAPPKRLAGRHILVTAGPTHEPIDPVRYIANRSSGKQGFAIAAALARLGARVTLVAGPVTLPTPHGVDRIDVETAREMADAVDRALPADAAVMVAAVADWHVEAVPQKIKKGDATPTLILAENPDILATLARSPDRPRLLVGFAAETERVIEHAVAKRIRKTADWIVANDVSGDVMGGADNSVHLVTEAGVESWERLPKDAVAARLADRIADALEAAS